In Montipora foliosa isolate CH-2021 chromosome 13, ASM3666993v2, whole genome shotgun sequence, one DNA window encodes the following:
- the LOC137982220 gene encoding uncharacterized protein, producing MASGPVASASTKESTNYARLCRLLVDMGTQALRVTFDAIHPPATLHRILSAAYPTLQGLKKKKIINPTQWGMLYPATPSSVTSSSFDITLLMVLLRNICGLSPPASTGSWDTLPPSGDNSPEANIAKIKYYRNNVCGHASQASVDDATFNVLWQDISKALLALGPAANFATKISQLKTECMDPVVEEHYGKLLKLWKDDDDSTKEMLGELKGSVEEVNKKVDLLMKKVLLNEMMTTQPRSELPEEVSNMHGRSAEVDIIFQAISDDSPFAGALVCGIPGIGKSTVAIRAGHQLKDKCQSIVKFCSLRDVHQLEMEGTCKMEGEWRELLNVCDPGHQQANKNPRHVLLSWCRRLEGNIVLILDNAEDSMEDGTIESFSDMLRDLRMCSDSKIKFLITSRRSDKVLVSDLKLNYIKLNPLGGKESIEILKGGAKISSDNLLKVEAQLNKVAELCENIPLALQLAGPLLSSESEYDFEELIQALEKNPTETLGHGLQQMMEIAFEKLDRPLKDALVCLSVFVQSFDKKAAVAMIVDNCGNYLTKLKQRCLIQKQGHRYLIHLLIRDYARQVGKRDDFADILAYGQQRFVEHFLSLLKPNSDKFWGKDTCKESFDLFNEERINLESTLEEIRGKKIRNCRELDFVVDNCQQLASYLEFCVPFQLYRGFLDGLLHFATRQGKVTNQVEILLLLHHESREHGNTSEEFVCRAIKLHDEHPKLFKKASQVFYLSHYGRHISQDCGRRKAQPILKEAISIFEEEDLGSTFDKGRILVELGHGEKFLERHEEPRKYYEEALSFRQEHYGQHLWTAFAHKDLADFCLLQKKLEEAKHHYHKAISILKAVEVLDQKESIPVFENFGICHQKSQNFDESRRMFEKGIEIADSTIEGNHECKVEIKTRLALLLDEGFPLEIATAGKICEEVLKMGEDLEMQQWPEKKELQKLCREIQVVPSPP from the exons ATGGCATCTGGTCCAGTGGCCTCTGCCTCAACCAAAGAGAGCACTAACTATGCCCGGCTGTGCCGTCTTCTAGTGGATATGGGAACCCAGGCCCTCAGAGTCACCTTTGACGCAATACACCCTCCAGCCACTCTTCACCGGATTTTATCAGCTGCTTACCCTACATTACAGgggctaaaaaagaaaaaaattattaatcCCACTCAGTGGGGAATGCTGTACCCAGCTACTCCTTCATCTGTGACATCATCCAGCTTTGACATTACACTTCTGATGGTGCTGCTGAGAAATATATGCGGCTTGAGTCCTCCTGCCAGTACTGGAAGCTGGGACACGCTTCCTCCCTCAGGCGATAACAGTCCTGAGGCAAACATAGCAAAAATTAAATACTACAGAAACAATGTCTGTGGTCATGCCAGCCAAGCCTCTGTTGATGATGCAACATTCAATGTGTTATGGCAGGATATAAGCAAGGCACTGCTAGCTCTTGGTCCTGCAGCAAATTTTGCAACTAAAATTAGCCAACTGAAGACTGAGTGCATGGATCCTGTTGTTGAAGAGCACTACGGAAAATTACTGAAGTTGTGGAAAGACGATGATGACAGCACCAAGGAGATGCTTGGAGAACTGAAAG GTAGTGTTGAAGAAGTGAACAAGAAAGTTGATTTGTTAATGAAGAAAG ttCTACTAAACGAAATGATGACAACGCAACCGAGAAGTGAGTTACCAGAAGAGGTTTCCAACATGCATGGCCGCTCTGCGGAGGTTGATATCATTTTCCAAGCCATCTCAGATGACAGTCCTTTTGCTGGAGCCCTTGTCTGTGGAATTCCAGGAATAGGCAAGTCTACTGTTGCTATTCGGGCTGGTCACCAGCTAAAAGACAAATGTCAAAGCATTGTAAAGTTTTGTTCTTTGAGAGACGTTCATCAACTTGAAATggaaggtacatgtaaaatggAAGGTGAATGGAGGGAACTTTTGAACGTGTGTGATCCTGGACATCAACAAGCCAACAAGAACCCTCGTCATGTCTTGCTCAGCTGGTGCAGGCGTCTTGAAGGTAACATAGTCCTTATTCTGGACAATGCGGAAGATTCTATGGAAGATGGAACCATAGAATCGTTCAGTGACATGCTGAGAGACTTGAGGATGTGTTCTGATtctaaaattaaatttttgattACTTCAAGGCGATCCGATAAAGTTTTGGTCTCAGACCTAAAGCTTAATTATATAAAATTAAACCCATTGGGTGGAAAAGAAAgcattgaaattttaaagggtGGTGCTAAAATTTCTTCGGATAACCTCCTCAAGGTAGAAGCTCAGTTAAACAAGGTAGCCGAACTCTGTGAGAACATTCCACTGGCACTTCAACTTGCAGGACCCCTGTTGTCGTCAGAATCTGAGTACGATTTTGAAGAGCTTATTCAAGCACTGGAAAAGAACCCAACAGAAACGCTTGGTCACGGTCTTCAGCAAATGATGGAAATAGCATTTGAAAAACTCGACAGGCCTCTGAAGGATGCACTAGTTTGTCTGTCGGTGTTTGTTCAATCTTTTGACAAAAAAGCAGCCGTAGCAATGATTGTGGATAATTGTGGTAACTATCTGACGAAACTGAAGCAAAGGTGCCTGATTCAAAAACAGGGTCATCGATACCTTATTCACTTACTCATTAGAGACTATGCCAGGCAGGTGGGAAAAAGAGATGACTTTGCTGATATTTTGGCCTATGGCCAACAGAGATTTGTCGAGCACTTCCTGTCGCTTCTAAAGCCCAATTCCGACAAATTCTGGGGCAAAGACACTTGCAAAGAATCATTTGACTTGTTCAATGAAGAAAGAATCAATCTTGAGTCGACTCTTGAAGAGATTCGTGGGAAGAAAATCAGAAACTGCAGGGAACTGGATTTCGTTGTTGATAACTGCCAACAGTTGGCTTCCTACCTTGAATTCTGTGTTCCCTTCCAGCTTTATCGTGGTTTTCTAGATGGTCTTCTACATTTTGCCACAAGGCAAGGAAAAGTAACAAATCAGGTCGAGATATTGCTTCTTCTTCATCACGAGTCAAGGGAGCATGGGAATACTAGTGAAGAATTTGTTTGCCGAGCCATTAAATTGCACGATGAACATCCTAAGCTTTTTAAGAAGGCGTCTCAGGTTTTTTATCTGAGTCATTATGGCAGACATATCTCACAGGACTGTGGTCGAAGAAAAGCACAACCTATTCTAAAAGAGGCGATCAGCATATTTGAGGAAGAAGACCTTGGTAGCACCTTTGATAAGGGCAGAATTCTTGTAGAGCTGGGACATGGTGAGAAATTTTTAGAAAGGCACGAAGAGCCTCGTAAATACTACGAGGAAGCATTGAGTTTTCGTCAGGAACATTATGGACAGCATCTCTGGACTGCTTTCGCCCACAAGGACCTCGCAGATTTCTGTTTGCTTCAGAAAAAGTTGGAAGAGGCTAAACATCACTACCACAAAGCTATTAGCATTCTGAAGGCGGTTGAAGTATTGGATCAGAAAGAATCGATTCCTGTCTTCGAGAATTTTGGAATATGCCATCAAAAGAGTCAAAACTTTGACGAGTCTCGAAGAATGTTTGAGAAAGGGATTGAAATTGCTGATTCCACCATCGAGGGAAACCACGAATGTAAGGTGGAGATTAAGACTCGCTTGGCACTGCTTCTGGACGAAGGATTTCCCTTAGAAATTGCAACAGCAGGCAAAATTTGCGAAGAAGTTCTCAAGATGGGCGAAGACCTTGAAATGCAACAATGGCCCGAAAAGAAAGAGCTTCAAAAGCTCTGCAGAGAGATCCAAGTTGTACCAAGCCCTCCATag
- the LOC137982773 gene encoding zinc finger protein 862-like, with protein sequence MQNKESKFAETPGVRFHSDAIKGHANVKAHKDALSAEYMQRVSSIYQQHREEALYKGSAYKKAFACAYFLMKESLPNVKFMPLIKFIEKACEVTQLSHFNHTSPASHREMFLELGAAVKDGVLENVPKEGPIGLLTDEATDISVTSQLITFVQFFNKAMGKTDTAFLGIQDILEEHDAPDAMTITEKLEHLLQENNLSVESVAAMATDGAKVMTGRNEGVVAKLRRKKTNKNLIGVHCICHNLQLACNDSNDEKYISNVLQTLRQLWYFMENSPKRTKAYLKIQMELKKINLVNKKGRKIVARKLKKACKTRWLSYERSVSSLLSEFEAVLQFLHMFADSEATAAGLLRKVQNARFVGTLYILGDVLPILSELSLTFQSGYLNFSQIGPSIEMARLRLSNVLEDKSPLEKLERDIDSLTAMSSELTFPRNVYDQLEGLLRKYITSLLQNIEDRFAGSKQTLQAFSIFDPCNVPKENEPGFLTYGDKHIATLADFLYDGRDGDCRIRQEAKLKAQWMTLKFLIKDVLEDMPPEIKEAKAGHLTSTEWFINKLLTNRNTFRSYSEVLKLAEIAAVIPVSNAWPERGASSTKHIKSRLRSCLKSDLLNALMQVAVNGPPVLESLPVVEIAVKNWLGRKNRRKKKNATASSNLMATVSEPVVTEPITVDAACQTTCPSIEEEVQEVASALDLCVENDDFDTDSDSAIESGEEDSYIDV encoded by the coding sequence ATGCAGAACAAAGAAAGCAAATTTGCTGAAACACCTGGGGTTCGATTTCATTCAGATGCAATTAAAGGACATGCGAATGTAAAAGCTCACAAAGATGCGCTTTCTGCAGAATACATGCAGAGGGTGTCGTCTATCTACCAACAGCACAGGGAAGAAGCCCTTTACAAGGGTAGTGCCTACAAGAAGGCATTTGCATGCGCATATTTCCTAATGAAAGAATCACTCCCCAATGTCAAGTTTATGCCTTTAATCAAGTTCATTGAAAAGGCTTGTGAGGTCACACAACTTAGTCACTTCAACCACACGTCACCAGCCAGTCATAGAGAAATGTTTTTGGAACTTGGTGCTGCAGTGAAAGATGGTGTTCTCGAGAATGTTCCAAAAGAAGGACCAATTGGCTTGTTAACTGACGAGGCAACTGACATTTCCGTGACATCCCAACTTATTACTTTTGTTCAGTTTTTTAACAAAGCCATGGGTAAAACAGATACTGCATTTCTGGGAATACAAGATATCCTTGAAGAACATGATGCGCCAGACGCTATGACCATCACAGAGAAATTGGAACATTTACTCCAAGAGAATAACCTCAGTGTAGAATCCGTTGCTGCCATGGCTACTGATGGGGCAAAAGTGATGACGGGTAGAAATGAAGGCGTTGTAGCAAAATTGCGGCGAAAGAAAACCAACAAGAATCTCATTGGGGTTCATTGCATCTGCCATAATCTTCAATTGGCTTGCAATGATTCTAACGATGAAAAGTACATCAGCAATGTCTTACAAACCTTAAGACAGCTTTGGTACTTCATGGAAAACTCACCAAAACGGACCAAAGCATATCTCAAGATTCAGATGGAATTGAAGAAAATCAATCttgtaaataaaaaaggaaggaaGATAGTGGCGCGAAAACTGAAGAAGGCGTGCAAGACAAGGTGGCTGAGCTATGAAAGGTCTGTCTCTTCCTTACTAAGTGAATTTGAAGCTGTACTGCAGTTCTTGCACATGTTCGCAGATTCAGAAGCAACTGCTGCTGGCCTGCTAAGGAAGGTGCAGAATGCCAGATTTGTGGGTACTTTGTACATTCTGGGAGATGTTTTACCCATATTGAGTGAGCTGTCACTTACGTTCCAGAGTGGGTACCTCAACTTCTCTCAGATTGGCCCCAGCATAGAAATGGCTAGATTGAGACTTTCAAATGTCCTGGAAGACAAGAGTCCCTTGGAGAAGTTGGAACGTGACATTGATTCGCTCACAGCAATGTCATCTGAACTGACATTTCCAAGAAATGTCTATGACCAGTTAGAGGGGCTGTTAAGGAAATACATCACCTCATTACTTCAGAACATCGAAGATCGTTTTGCTGGAAGCAAGCAAACATTACAAGCATTCTccatctttgacccgtgtaatGTCCCAAAGGAAAACGAGCCTGGTTTTCTGACATACGGTGACAAGCACATTGCAACCCTTGCTGACTTCTTGTATGACGGTAGGGATGGCGACTGCAGGATTAGACAAGAAGCTAAACTCAAAGCACAATGGATGACGTTAAAGTTTCTGATCAAAGATGTACTAGAAGACATGCCTCCCGAGATAAAGGAAGCAAAGGCAGGCCACCTGACCTCCACTGAGTGGTTTATCAACAAACTGCTAACTAACAGGAACACCTTCCGAAGTTATTCTGAAGTTCTTAAGTTAGCTGAGATAGCAGCCGTCATCCCTGTAAGCAATGCATGGCCCGAAAGAGGCGCTAGTTCCACGAAACACATCAAGAGCAGGCTGAGGTCTTGTCTGAAGTCTGACCTGCTTAATGCACTCATGCAGGTTGCTGTCAATGGACCACCAGTTCTCGAAAGTCTGCCTGTGGTGGAAATTGCAGTAAAGAACTGGCTAGGgagaaaaaacagaagaaaaaaaaagaatgcgaCTGCTTCAAGCAACCTGATGGCAACAGTAAGCGAGCCAGTTGTCACTGAACCAATCACTGTGGATGCTGCCTGTCAGACCACCTGCCCAAGCATTGAAGAGGAGGTTCAGGAAGTAGCAAGTGCTTTAGATCTGTGTGTTGAAAACGACGACTTTGACACAGATAGTGACAGTGCCATAGAGAGTGGAGAAGAAGATTCGTACATTGATGTTTGA